A genomic window from Sebastes fasciatus isolate fSebFas1 chromosome 7, fSebFas1.pri, whole genome shotgun sequence includes:
- the LOC141771434 gene encoding sodium channel regulatory subunit beta-4-like: protein MASVDSTGSSVSGRLRSGDLLHTGLALALLFGVWSVGGLEVVTSKVPHIEAMNGSTVLLPCTYSSRIGIKNLYFNWHYNDNGTMLKLCEAVIPIEGVEPKVSVYHERVEFIGSSKNNNISILLWNITFDDEGEYICFAKNPKEKYRNHSASYTLIVVDRMREVDNTLTVIIVSVLGGVIGIVIIVMVIKALVVHFLLKDDEKTKDCLVSSSGNDNTENGLTGAKADNKGTPKA from the exons ATGGCGTCAGTGGACAGCACTGGTTCGAGTGTCTCTGGTCGGCTGAGATCAGGGGATCTACTCCATACTGGTTTGGCACTTGCATTGCTGTTCG GTGTATGGAGTGTTGGCGGACTGGAGGTCGTGACAAGTAAAGTGCCTCATATTGAAGCAATGAATGGCTCCACAGTCCTGCTGCCCTGCACCTACTCCTCCCGTATTGGCATCAAAAATCTCTACTTCAACTGGCACTATAATGACAATGGAACCATGCTCAAG ctATGTGAAGCAGTGATTCCCATTGAGGGTGTGGAGCCCAAGGTCAGTGTGTACCATGAGCGCGTGGAGTTTATCGGCTCCTCGAAGAACAACAACATCTCCATCCTGCTGTGGAACATCACCTTCGACGACGAGGGAGAGTACATCTGTTTCGCCAAGAACCCAAAAGAAAAGTACCGCAACCACAGTGCCAGCTACACTCTTATAGTGGTGGACAGAA TGAGGGAGGTCGACAATACTTTGACAGTCATCATTGTCTCAGTGCTGGGTGGAGTCATTGGCATAGTTATCATTGTCATGGTGATAAAGGCCTTGGTTGTTCACTTCCTGCTGAAGGACGATGAGAAGAC CAAAGACTGCCTGGTGAGCTCCTCAGGGAATGACAACACAGAAAATGGACTTACAGGAGCCAAAGCAGACAACAAAGGGACACCAAAGGCATGA